DNA from Nitrospiria bacterium:
TAACGGTCCTTCCGGTCGCCTCGAGGTTTTTCAGAATCTGCGCCACCTGTTTCGTCTTCCCCTCGCCCAGTTCCAACCTCTCAACGACAAGCACGGCTCCGTCGTTTAACTTGGCCGTTAAAACACCCCGCAGGGCCGCGCGGTATTTCTTCTTCGGAAAGGCATACCCATAGTCCCGCGGCGTCGGGCCGAAGGTCGTTCCCCCGCCCCGCCAGAGGGGAGAGCGAGTGGAACCGGCCCGGGCACGTCCCGTTCCTTTTTGGCGCCATGGTTTTTTTCCGCCGCCGCTGACCAGCCCCCGCGTCTTTGTCGCGGCCGTTCCCTGCCGCCGGGACGCCTGTTGCATGACTACGGCTTCATGTATCAGCGGTTTGTTAACCTTGGCCGCAAAAAGACGCTCGTCCAAGTCCACCGTGCCGACTTTTTCCTTGCTTAAATTGACCACATCAATCGTTGGCATGTTTTTACTTCGCTTATGTTCGAGTCGAACGTTTAATGAGCACGATGGCACCCTTGAAACCCGGCACCGCCCCTCTTATAAATAGCAGGTTTTCATCCTTCCGCACCTCGACCACCTCCAGGCCCTGCACCGTCACCTGCTCGTTCCCCATGTGCGCCGGGAGCCGCTTATTTTTCCGGACACGGGACGGCCAGGAACTGCTGCCGATCGAGCCGGGTTGCCGGTGAAACATGGAACCGTGTGTCGCGGGGCCTCCGGCAAAATGATGCAGCTTCACGACGCCGGCGAAGCCTTTTCCCTTCGACGTCCCGATGACATCAACGAGCTCACCCTTCTGGAACTGATCCGCACCG
Protein-coding regions in this window:
- the rplD gene encoding 50S ribosomal protein L4, with protein sequence MPTIDVVNLSKEKVGTVDLDERLFAAKVNKPLIHEAVVMQQASRRQGTAATKTRGLVSGGGKKPWRQKGTGRARAGSTRSPLWRGGGTTFGPTPRDYGYAFPKKKYRAALRGVLTAKLNDGAVLVVERLELGEGKTKQVAQILKNLEATGRTVIVASTIDEKLARAVRNIPGLKLLAVQGLNVYDLVCARHLLIPQEVLSRIREVWS
- the rplC gene encoding 50S ribosomal protein L3 produces the protein MTVQGLIGQKLGMSQIYGENGKIVPVTVIAAGPCRVVLKKTKERDGYEAVQLSFLEVPEKKLPKAERGHLKKANVPFAKHLREFKGDLKALEVGAVIGADQFQKGELVDVIGTSKGKGFAGVVKLHHFAGGPATHGSMFHRQPGSIGSSSWPSRVRKNKRLPAHMGNEQVTVQGLEVVEVRKDENLLFIRGAVPGFKGAIVLIKRSTRT